A genomic region of Nostoc sp. UHCC 0702 contains the following coding sequences:
- a CDS encoding biopolymer transporter ExbD, with product MRLQDEPDLPAQINIVPMIDVIFAILTFFIMSTLFLTRSEGLPVNLPKAATAKQQQVPTKITITVDEKGEVSVNRELIAVENLTQRVRSLVGANPESLVIINADETVAHGKVVAVMDQVRQVQGAKLAIATQKP from the coding sequence ATGCGTCTACAAGATGAACCAGATCTGCCAGCACAGATCAACATCGTGCCGATGATTGACGTGATATTTGCAATATTGACGTTTTTTATCATGTCAACTCTATTTTTAACACGTTCAGAAGGTCTGCCAGTAAATTTACCAAAGGCAGCAACGGCGAAACAACAGCAAGTTCCCACTAAAATTACCATTACGGTAGATGAAAAAGGAGAAGTCAGCGTTAACCGGGAACTGATTGCAGTTGAGAATTTGACTCAGCGAGTACGGTCTTTAGTTGGTGCTAACCCTGAGAGTTTGGTAATTATTAATGCTGATGAGACTGTGGCTCACGGTAAGGTAGTGGCAGTAATGGATCAGGTACGTCAGGTGCAGGGGGCTAAGTTAGCGATCGCTACCCAAAAACCTTAA
- a CDS encoding MotA/TolQ/ExbB proton channel family protein: MGISELFVAGGVVMWPLLGFSVLGVALIIERLRFWLRLNKRQSRVVREVLNLYRHDNVVSAMDKLQQNADLPIARIFLAALELEEPTPEEFRLALESEAQAEIPILKRFQNIFDTIISLAPLLGLLGTVLGLIASFASLNLGDVGGTKTGGVTSGISEALVSTASGLIVAIFILFFANAFRGLYQRQIAQIQEFGGQLELIYRRRYERGEKTYASTR; the protein is encoded by the coding sequence ATGGGAATTAGTGAGCTGTTTGTAGCGGGTGGCGTGGTCATGTGGCCGCTATTGGGGTTTTCCGTTTTGGGTGTGGCCTTAATTATTGAACGTCTCAGGTTTTGGCTGAGGCTTAACAAACGTCAAAGCCGCGTAGTGCGAGAAGTCTTAAATCTCTATCGACATGATAATGTTGTCAGTGCAATGGATAAACTTCAGCAAAATGCAGATTTACCAATAGCACGGATTTTTCTTGCCGCTTTAGAATTGGAGGAACCAACACCAGAAGAATTTCGTTTGGCATTAGAAAGCGAAGCGCAAGCTGAGATACCAATACTCAAACGCTTTCAAAACATTTTCGATACAATCATCAGTCTTGCACCCCTTTTGGGTCTTCTCGGCACAGTTTTAGGATTGATAGCCTCGTTTGCCTCTCTCAATCTCGGTGATGTAGGAGGTACCAAAACAGGAGGCGTAACCTCTGGGATTAGTGAAGCTTTGGTATCAACAGCATCAGGATTGATAGTTGCTATATTTATACTTTTTTTCGCCAATGCCTTCCGGGGATTGTACCAGCGTCAAATAGCACAGATTCAGGAATTCGGCGGACAGCTAGAATTAATCTACCGCCGTCGCTATGAAAGAGGAGAAAAAACTTATGCGTCTACAAGATGA
- a CDS encoding PAM68 family protein, which produces MSAEESEHQSETSTSETRLPFEPKKKRLKPVKATSQPPAKVKEKAKKPEKQAIKQPPFSKEEMAIPQVVSQRMIRRVAAFCGLPTSLGIITLVVSYLLAIYSNIKLPPIAVLLVNMGFFGLGVLGITYGVLSASWDEERAGSLLGLGEFGTNWGRMVAVWRETRQNKT; this is translated from the coding sequence ATGTCTGCTGAAGAATCTGAGCATCAAAGCGAAACTTCTACTTCCGAGACTCGCTTGCCTTTTGAACCCAAAAAAAAGCGCCTTAAACCTGTCAAAGCTACTAGTCAGCCACCAGCAAAGGTAAAAGAAAAGGCAAAAAAGCCTGAAAAACAGGCAATCAAGCAGCCACCCTTCAGCAAAGAAGAGATGGCAATTCCCCAAGTTGTCAGCCAGCGAATGATTCGGCGCGTGGCTGCATTCTGTGGTTTACCGACATCTTTGGGTATTATCACCTTAGTAGTTAGTTATCTGCTTGCCATCTACTCGAACATCAAACTGCCTCCCATCGCTGTGTTACTAGTAAATATGGGATTCTTTGGTTTAGGAGTGTTGGGAATAACCTATGGTGTTCTCTCTGCCTCTTGGGATGAAGAAAGAGCCGGAAGCCTACTAGGCTTGGGTGAATTCGGTACCAATTGGGGACGAATGGTAGCAGTTTGGCGCGAAACTCGTCAGAACAAGACATGA
- the aroF gene encoding 3-deoxy-7-phosphoheptulonate synthase encodes MIVVMKSGSPEAEINRISDELTGWGLTPEKIIGKHKIVIGLVGETADLDPLQIQEVSPWIEQVLRVELPYKRASRQYRHGEASEVVVETPDGPVVFGEHHPLVVVAGPCSVENEEMIVETARRVKAAGARFLRGGAYKPRTSPYAFQGHGESALELLAKARQVTGVGIITEVMDAADLEKIVEVADVVQVGARNMQNFSLLKKVGAQPKPVLLKRGMAATIEDWLMAAEYILAAGNPNVILCERGIRTFDRQYTRNTLDLSVVPVLRKLTHLPIMIDPSHGTGWSEFVPSMAMAAIAAGCDSLMIEVHPNPIKALSDGPQSLTPDRFDHLMQELAVIGKAVGRWQQPAVAIA; translated from the coding sequence ATGATCGTAGTCATGAAGAGCGGTTCCCCAGAAGCGGAAATTAACCGCATTAGCGATGAGCTAACAGGCTGGGGTTTGACACCAGAAAAAATTATCGGTAAACATAAAATAGTAATTGGTCTAGTAGGGGAAACTGCTGATTTAGACCCCCTACAAATTCAGGAAGTTAGCCCTTGGATTGAGCAAGTATTGCGGGTTGAACTGCCTTACAAACGGGCTAGCCGCCAGTATCGACATGGAGAAGCTTCTGAAGTAGTGGTTGAGACACCAGATGGCCCCGTTGTGTTTGGGGAACATCATCCCTTGGTGGTCGTTGCTGGCCCCTGTTCCGTAGAAAATGAAGAAATGATTGTGGAAACGGCGCGGCGTGTCAAGGCTGCGGGAGCAAGGTTTTTGCGTGGTGGCGCATACAAACCGAGAACTTCACCTTACGCCTTCCAAGGACACGGCGAGAGTGCTTTGGAATTATTGGCAAAGGCACGTCAAGTTACCGGAGTTGGCATTATTACAGAAGTGATGGATGCTGCTGACTTAGAGAAAATCGTGGAAGTTGCTGATGTAGTTCAGGTAGGGGCAAGGAATATGCAAAACTTCTCCTTGCTGAAAAAAGTGGGCGCACAGCCGAAACCAGTTCTGTTAAAGCGGGGAATGGCAGCAACAATTGAAGATTGGTTAATGGCAGCTGAGTATATTTTGGCAGCAGGCAATCCCAATGTGATTTTATGTGAGCGAGGAATTCGCACCTTTGACCGCCAGTACACCAGAAATACCCTGGATTTATCGGTAGTGCCAGTGTTGCGAAAATTGACTCACCTGCCAATTATGATTGATCCCAGCCACGGTACAGGTTGGTCTGAATTTGTGCCATCAATGGCAATGGCAGCGATCGCAGCTGGATGTGATTCGTTAATGATCGAGGTTCACCCCAACCCCATTAAAGCTTTATCAGATGGGCCTCAATCTTTGACACCAGACCGTTTCGACCACTTAATGCAAGAATTAGCAGTGATTGGTAAAGCAGTGGGACGTTGGCAACAGCCAGCAGTAGCGATCGCTTAG
- the rpsO gene encoding 30S ribosomal protein S15 produces the protein MALTQQRKQEIISNYQVHETDTGSADVQIAMLTERINRLSLHLQANKKDHSSRRGLLKLIGQRKRLLAYIQQDSREKYQALIARLGIRG, from the coding sequence ATGGCTCTCACGCAACAGCGCAAACAAGAAATCATTTCCAACTACCAGGTTCATGAAACTGATACTGGTTCTGCCGATGTCCAAATCGCCATGCTAACTGAGCGGATTAACCGCCTTAGCTTACATCTCCAAGCCAATAAAAAAGACCATTCTTCTCGGCGGGGATTGTTAAAGCTGATTGGTCAGCGTAAACGTCTTCTAGCTTACATCCAGCAGGATAGCCGGGAGAAATATCAAGCCTTGATTGCTCGTCTCGGTATTCGTGGATAG
- a CDS encoding translocation/assembly module TamB domain-containing protein, with protein sequence MTKSSNQEHHLNSPVRRRLWLLVLSRGGFTLGGLLLIGVIGGIWRLWIFVQKDLTPLAQTNIITTLNRPVNLGKVTGFSLKGVQFGPSAIPATPEDPDRVATDAVEVSFDLLQLLFKRQLKLDVTLVNPDVYVEQDEKGRWISLTIKSTGKGGPIKTDLDKLHFRNGKLALLPHPRAGGAGEVGEQGSRGAGGAGGAGEQGSRGAGEQGSRGAGGAGGDEEAISPSSPSSPSSPSSPSSPSSPSSPSSPVEFSQISGTAQLLNKGQRIRFDVEGKPNDGGGISVQGETLSKVLAGNFHLRGQDLQASNVTRLVKLPLTLETGLVNGDLQIQQAPQQKPLLYGTAELQGVTIQIPKAPQQLINTQGNLRFQGTEIQSDYVTSNYGKIPLVAGGTIDTLAGFKLAGRVNSVSLANAQETLKIKLPVPTSGEVKADLQILGSPTKPVISGTVRTINTARVDKVDFESISGEFEFPTTDAFVTLRDIQGKTTVGGEITGAGRIDVGKNPQINLNFAAKNVPGNAIAKFYDTTPSFQIGNVSGTAQMSGPPTNVKTLVQWQAPQATYPGTGEVIVHSNRTYSFRNVVLNVGGGIVRAYGNFDDQRWQAFTQSSGVQVERFVDKNQLQNVSLKGAEFKGGLILSGNRTPFEIVSIRPQGAKVQIGGGTVAISQLQLGDQGFSAQLIANNIRLGRILQNSPPALGGALAGKFQIAGDRENFSLKTLRGTGTGELNVAGGTVTATNIQLANGLYQAQLLANNLAVQELAATPKQFQGRLNGKFNVAGSVESFTPQTIQATGQAQVNVNGGTITASNIQLANGRYQAQVTANKVPLQRLAAVPPQFQGAVNGELNVAGSVESFTPQTIQATGQAQVNVAGGTITAANIQLANGRYQAQVTANKVPLQRLAAVPPQFQGAVNGELNVAGSVESFAPQTIQATGQGRVDLAGGTITASNIQLANGRYQADVNAAGVQLNRLNQQLRGEFGGKLQVAGMLGSSALADLSAAGQVQLSQGLAGIERPLTASVAWNGEKLSIDQATAPGLSVSGDILANARTAGIPEITQLNLNIQAQNYDLKQLPINLPQQVALEGKIDFNGQVTGKLPLPNVKGQIAARDLVVQGFAFEPLLSGNIVSAQGQGLNLDLIGNSDRIDFNLDANNRPKSFLIKWQQAVAIGQTQGDNLALNLANFPLQVLNLTPPANLRLGNGKVAGLLTGDLQVNQQTLAVSANIAIASPKIGRLQGDRLAAVFNYANGKVTLPSSEFVKGESIYAFAGSFGQSSQGPQLQGKLNIKQGNIQDVLKVAQIFDLQDLQGGAAESNYGTATDLTTNPAGLPGQPLLDQIKRFYEIDAQLAEQQQQRIDANPVPDLADLKGTFNGEVAFDTATADGLSVQFNLNGQNFVWGREDEPTRYYTASQIIAEGSLEKGVLKLRPFRIESQNSLFAFSGNIGGNEQSGQLRVNNFPIQLINNFAKLPVDITGNLNGSAALAGSLANPQARGELAITDGTLNTKPVESATTSFSYNNGRLDFGSTVSVAGPEPVNIRGSIPYQLPFATVAPDNNQISLDLKVRNEGLALLNLLNNQVAFEKGEGEIDLKIRGTRQQPELNGIATVNDATFSAQALPGKIRRVTGKVNFNFDRISVENLQGRFSRGQVEAAGDIPISNKQQVTINNPLTVKADQLTMNLKGLYQGGASGNLQITGSALNPLIGGKVNLFNGKVLLAESSNTNQTGDNNINLSLTKDNKQSKTETGNANTRFNNLEIELGKNVEVTRPPILSFQASGNLIVNGSFAEPIPDGTIRLKQGGVNLFTTQFKLVGGYENTATFKSDQPRDPILDVKLFAKVLDVVQSSDFSRANTVGLAALDSVRVEASVQGPASKLNENLELTSSPSRSQTEIVSLLGGGFVDTEGRGDSTLGLINIAGSAVFNNFQSAFNQIGTAFGLSELRIFPTIISDNPEAGRSTSSLELAAEAGVDISTKISISSIKILTASDPFQWGVNYRINDEFRVRASTNLQDDSRAVVEFQRRF encoded by the coding sequence ATGACTAAATCTTCTAATCAAGAACATCACTTAAATTCTCCCGTCCGCAGGCGTTTGTGGTTGCTGGTGTTGAGTCGCGGAGGCTTTACCTTAGGCGGACTTTTGTTAATTGGGGTTATAGGCGGTATTTGGCGGTTATGGATATTTGTGCAAAAAGATTTAACACCGTTGGCACAAACAAATATCATAACCACACTCAACCGTCCGGTAAACTTGGGAAAAGTCACAGGATTTTCCCTCAAAGGAGTACAGTTTGGCCCTTCAGCTATCCCAGCCACACCAGAAGACCCAGACAGGGTTGCAACTGATGCCGTGGAGGTGAGTTTTGACCTATTGCAATTACTTTTCAAACGCCAATTAAAGCTAGATGTAACTCTAGTCAACCCCGACGTTTACGTTGAACAGGATGAAAAAGGGCGCTGGATCAGCCTTACCATCAAGTCTACTGGTAAAGGCGGGCCGATTAAAACCGATTTGGACAAACTGCATTTCCGTAATGGAAAGTTGGCACTGTTACCGCATCCGAGGGCAGGGGGAGCAGGGGAAGTAGGGGAGCAGGGGAGCAGGGGAGCAGGGGGAGCAGGGGGAGCAGGGGAGCAGGGGAGCAGGGGAGCAGGGGAGCAGGGGAGCAGGGGAGCAGGGGGAGCAGGGGGAGATGAGGAAGCAATATCCCCCTCATCTCCCTCATCTCCCTCATCCCCCTCATCTCCCTCATCTCCCTCATCTCCCTCATCTCCCTCATCTCCTGTGGAGTTTTCCCAAATTAGCGGTACTGCCCAACTTTTGAACAAAGGCCAGCGAATCAGATTTGATGTTGAAGGTAAACCAAACGATGGTGGTGGTATTTCCGTTCAAGGAGAAACTCTTTCTAAAGTACTAGCAGGTAACTTTCACTTACGAGGACAAGATTTACAAGCTTCTAATGTAACTCGCCTTGTCAAGTTACCTCTGACCTTAGAGACGGGTTTAGTCAATGGGGATTTACAAATTCAACAGGCACCCCAGCAGAAACCCTTATTGTATGGTACCGCTGAGTTGCAAGGGGTAACGATTCAAATACCCAAGGCACCACAACAGTTAATTAATACTCAAGGAAACCTCCGCTTCCAGGGAACGGAAATACAGTCAGACTATGTTACTAGTAACTACGGTAAAATTCCTTTAGTGGCTGGGGGAACCATTGACACTCTAGCTGGTTTTAAGTTGGCAGGGCGTGTGAATTCGGTAAGTTTGGCAAACGCTCAAGAGACTCTGAAAATTAAATTGCCTGTACCCACCAGCGGGGAAGTAAAAGCAGACTTGCAGATTTTGGGGTCTCCCACTAAGCCAGTGATCTCAGGTACTGTGAGAACAATTAACACTGCTAGGGTTGACAAAGTTGATTTTGAGAGCATTAGTGGTGAGTTTGAGTTTCCCACTACCGATGCTTTTGTCACCTTGAGAGATATTCAAGGTAAAACAACAGTTGGTGGAGAAATCACTGGCGCTGGTAGAATCGATGTAGGGAAAAATCCCCAAATAAATTTGAATTTCGCAGCTAAGAATGTTCCTGGTAATGCGATCGCTAAATTTTACGATACTACACCCAGCTTCCAAATTGGCAATGTCTCAGGTACAGCCCAAATGTCTGGGCCTCCGACTAATGTCAAAACTTTGGTACAATGGCAAGCTCCACAAGCAACCTATCCCGGAACTGGTGAAGTAATTGTCCACTCGAATCGCACTTACTCGTTCCGTAATGTGGTTCTCAATGTTGGCGGTGGCATAGTCCGGGCATATGGCAATTTTGACGACCAACGCTGGCAAGCCTTTACCCAATCTTCAGGTGTACAGGTGGAACGGTTTGTCGATAAAAATCAACTGCAAAATGTCTCTTTAAAAGGGGCAGAATTTAAGGGTGGTCTTATCCTCTCAGGCAACAGAACACCATTTGAAATTGTCAGCATTCGCCCTCAGGGGGCAAAAGTGCAAATTGGTGGCGGTACAGTTGCAATTTCTCAACTCCAACTGGGAGACCAAGGCTTTTCTGCTCAACTGATCGCCAATAATATCCGATTAGGGCGAATTTTGCAAAATTCTCCCCCGGCTTTGGGTGGGGCTTTGGCGGGGAAGTTCCAAATCGCAGGCGACAGAGAGAATTTTAGCCTGAAAACTCTGCGTGGTACTGGTACGGGAGAACTCAACGTTGCTGGTGGCACAGTCACAGCCACAAATATTCAGTTAGCTAATGGTTTATATCAGGCGCAACTGTTAGCAAATAATCTTGCTGTGCAGGAATTAGCAGCAACTCCGAAGCAATTTCAAGGCAGATTAAATGGTAAATTCAATGTGGCGGGTTCGGTGGAATCTTTTACACCACAAACAATTCAAGCTACTGGTCAGGCGCAGGTGAATGTGAATGGTGGTACAATTACAGCCTCTAATATCCAACTGGCTAACGGTCGTTATCAAGCGCAAGTCACAGCTAACAAAGTTCCTTTACAGCGTTTAGCAGCGGTACCACCACAGTTTCAAGGAGCTGTGAATGGTGAATTGAATGTGGCAGGCTCGGTTGAATCTTTTACACCACAAACAATTCAAGCTACTGGTCAGGCACAGGTGAATGTTGCGGGTGGTACAATTACAGCTGCTAACATCCAACTGGCTAACGGTCGTTATCAAGCGCAAGTCACAGCTAACAAAGTTCCTTTACAGCGTTTGGCAGCGGTACCACCACAGTTTCAAGGAGCTGTGAATGGTGAGTTGAATGTGGCAGGGTCGGTTGAATCTTTTGCACCACAAACGATTCAAGCCACTGGTCAGGGACGAGTAGATCTTGCGGGTGGTACAATTACAGCCTCTAACATCCAACTTGCTAACGGTCGTTATCAGGCAGATGTGAATGCTGCGGGTGTGCAGTTAAATCGGTTGAATCAGCAGTTGCGTGGTGAGTTTGGCGGTAAGTTGCAAGTGGCTGGGATGCTGGGAAGTTCCGCATTAGCTGATTTGAGTGCTGCTGGTCAGGTGCAGTTGTCCCAAGGTTTGGCGGGAATTGAGCGACCCCTGACTGCCTCAGTTGCTTGGAATGGCGAAAAGCTCTCCATTGACCAAGCGACTGCCCCAGGTTTAAGTGTTAGTGGTGATATTTTAGCCAATGCTAGAACAGCAGGCATACCGGAAATTACTCAGTTAAATCTCAACATCCAAGCGCAAAATTACGACCTCAAACAGTTACCTATCAACCTGCCCCAGCAAGTTGCTTTAGAGGGGAAAATAGATTTTAACGGGCAAGTGACTGGTAAACTGCCGTTGCCCAATGTTAAAGGGCAAATTGCTGCACGAGATTTGGTTGTCCAAGGTTTCGCTTTTGAACCCTTGTTAAGTGGAAACATTGTTTCTGCACAAGGTCAAGGTTTAAATTTAGACTTGATTGGGAATAGCGATCGCATTGACTTCAACCTTGATGCCAATAATCGCCCGAAATCCTTCTTAATCAAGTGGCAGCAAGCAGTAGCCATCGGTCAAACTCAAGGCGATAATTTGGCTCTTAACCTCGCCAACTTTCCCTTACAAGTATTGAATTTAACGCCACCTGCAAATCTGCGTTTGGGCAATGGGAAAGTGGCTGGCTTATTAACTGGGGATTTACAAGTGAATCAGCAGACATTGGCAGTCAGTGCTAATATAGCGATCGCATCACCAAAAATTGGACGCCTTCAAGGCGATCGTTTAGCTGCTGTCTTCAACTACGCTAATGGTAAAGTCACCCTCCCTAGTAGCGAATTTGTCAAAGGTGAGAGTATCTATGCGTTTGCTGGGAGTTTTGGTCAATCTTCCCAAGGGCCACAACTACAAGGTAAACTCAACATCAAGCAAGGCAATATCCAAGACGTGCTAAAGGTAGCACAAATATTTGACTTACAAGATTTGCAAGGCGGTGCAGCAGAGTCCAACTACGGTACAGCAACAGACCTGACCACTAACCCCGCAGGTTTGCCAGGTCAACCTTTATTAGATCAGATTAAGCGCTTTTATGAAATTGATGCCCAGTTAGCAGAACAGCAACAGCAGCGAATCGATGCCAACCCAGTGCCCGATTTAGCAGATCTAAAAGGAACTTTCAACGGGGAAGTTGCTTTTGATACTGCCACAGCCGACGGTTTGTCAGTGCAATTTAATTTGAATGGTCAAAATTTTGTCTGGGGTAGAGAAGACGAACCAACTCGTTATTATACTGCCAGCCAAATAATTGCTGAAGGCAGTTTGGAAAAAGGCGTTTTGAAATTGCGACCTTTTCGTATTGAATCTCAAAATAGCCTGTTTGCCTTCAGCGGTAACATTGGCGGCAATGAACAATCTGGTCAATTACGGGTAAATAATTTTCCCATACAGCTAATCAATAATTTTGCCAAACTGCCAGTTGATATCACAGGTAATCTCAACGGTTCAGCAGCTTTAGCAGGTAGTCTCGCCAATCCCCAAGCTAGGGGCGAATTGGCAATCACAGACGGAACACTCAATACCAAGCCAGTAGAATCCGCAACAACTAGTTTCAGTTATAACAATGGTCGCCTGGACTTTGGCAGTACTGTCTCGGTTGCTGGGCCGGAACCTGTGAATATTAGAGGTAGTATTCCTTACCAGTTGCCTTTTGCTACTGTGGCACCAGATAACAATCAAATTAGTCTGGATCTCAAGGTGAGAAATGAGGGATTAGCACTCTTAAATCTGTTGAATAATCAAGTAGCATTTGAGAAAGGTGAAGGAGAAATAGACCTCAAAATCAGGGGAACCAGACAACAGCCAGAGTTAAATGGCATTGCCACTGTTAATGATGCCACTTTTTCAGCCCAAGCTTTGCCAGGAAAAATCAGACGTGTTACAGGCAAAGTTAATTTTAATTTTGACCGCATCTCAGTAGAAAATCTTCAGGGTAGGTTTAGCCGAGGTCAGGTAGAAGCTGCTGGAGACATTCCGATCTCTAATAAGCAACAAGTGACTATCAACAATCCTCTCACCGTTAAAGCTGATCAGTTAACCATGAATCTCAAGGGACTTTACCAAGGAGGCGCTAGTGGCAATTTGCAGATCACTGGTTCTGCCCTGAATCCCCTAATTGGCGGTAAGGTGAATTTGTTTAATGGTAAGGTGTTGCTGGCAGAATCTAGCAACACTAATCAAACTGGCGATAACAATATCAATTTATCACTCACAAAAGATAATAAGCAGAGTAAAACTGAAACTGGGAATGCGAACACCAGGTTTAATAATCTAGAAATAGAGTTAGGCAAAAATGTAGAAGTTACTCGTCCACCAATTCTTAGCTTCCAAGCAAGTGGCAATCTCATAGTTAATGGTTCATTCGCCGAACCGATACCTGATGGCACTATCCGCCTTAAACAAGGTGGAGTTAATTTGTTTACTACCCAGTTTAAGTTGGTTGGTGGCTATGAAAATACGGCAACTTTTAAATCTGATCAACCTCGTGACCCCATCCTAGATGTGAAGTTATTTGCCAAAGTCTTGGACGTAGTTCAAAGTAGTGACTTCAGCCGGGCAAATACTGTCGGTTTAGCAGCTTTAGATAGTGTCAGAGTTGAAGCCAGTGTTCAAGGCCCCGCCAGCAAACTCAACGAAAATCTGGAACTTACCAGCAGTCCTTCACGGAGTCAAACAGAAATTGTGTCTCTTTTGGGCGGTGGGTTTGTGGATACTGAGGGACGTGGCGATAGTACTTTAGGTCTGATTAACATCGCCGGTTCAGCTGTATTCAATAACTTTCAATCAGCTTTCAACCAAATTGGTACTGCCTTTGGTTTAAGTGAACTGCGGATATTTCCTACCATCATTTCGGATAATCCTGAAGCCGGAAGGAGTACTTCAAGTTTGGAATTGGCAGCGGAGGCTGGCGTTGATATTTCTACCAAAATTTCAATTTCTAGTATTAAAATTTTGACAGCAAGTGATCCTTTCCAATGGGGTGTTAATTACAGAATCAACGATGAATTTCGAGTGCGTGCTTCCACTAATTTACAAGATGACAGTCGGGCAGTAGTGGAGTTTCAAAGGCGGTTTTAA
- a CDS encoding response regulator: MDFDQREKAIILIVDDTPINLEVLFNLLEKANFKVLVAEDGESAVQMAEYASPDLILLDILMPGIDGFETCRRLKKCPSTQEIPIIFLTALTDKIDKVKGLSIGAVDYITKPLEHEEVLARVNIHLRLRNLTKKLTEQNERLELEIFERKQAEQKIRQQAALLDITKDAILVRDLDNQIQFWNKGAEHLYGWIAQEVLGKNATQLLYPKETLAKLENIHKSVAEFGSWQGELHQVTKQGQEIIVDSRWTLVHDDRGQIKSILIVNSDITEKKQLEAQFLRAQRMESLGTLASGIAHDINNALTPIMMSVQLLERKLLDEKSQQWLSIMETNIKRAAELVKQVLWFSRKVQDKFTTLQLQDLILETEKMMKQTFPKNIKIKINIPKQKLWHISGDLTQLHQVMMNLCINARDAMPNGGTLQIAARNFWVDSQYARMNIDAKVGSYVMISVADTGTGISKEIVERIFEPFFTTKEVGKGTGLGLSTVLGIIKSHGGFVNVVSEIAKGTEFQVCLPVTQEITTESREDTSGCYQELPVGHGELILVVDDEDAIREITKISLEKNAYKVLVASDGIEAIALYTKHQQQISVVLMDMMMPSMDGATTIQVLKRINPEVKIIGVSGLASYNERIKVFGNNIKTFLAKPYTSSDLLNNLQEVINSK; this comes from the coding sequence ATGGATTTTGATCAAAGAGAAAAAGCTATTATCTTAATTGTTGATGATACTCCAATTAATTTAGAGGTTTTGTTCAATTTATTAGAAAAAGCCAACTTCAAAGTTCTGGTGGCTGAAGATGGAGAAAGTGCAGTGCAAATGGCAGAATATGCATCACCAGATCTGATTTTATTAGATATATTAATGCCAGGGATTGACGGATTTGAAACCTGCCGTCGCTTGAAAAAGTGTCCATCCACTCAAGAAATTCCGATAATTTTTTTAACTGCCCTGACTGACAAGATAGATAAAGTCAAAGGGTTGAGTATTGGAGCAGTAGACTATATCACCAAACCACTAGAACACGAAGAAGTTTTAGCTCGCGTTAATATTCATCTGCGCTTGCGAAATCTCACAAAAAAACTCACAGAGCAAAATGAGCGTTTAGAGTTGGAAATCTTTGAGCGCAAGCAAGCAGAACAGAAAATCCGCCAACAAGCGGCTTTGCTTGACATTACAAAAGATGCAATTCTTGTCCGAGATTTGGATAACCAAATTCAATTTTGGAACAAAGGAGCAGAACATCTATATGGATGGATAGCACAAGAAGTACTCGGTAAAAATGCCACTCAACTTTTGTATCCCAAAGAAACCCTAGCCAAACTGGAAAATATCCACAAATCTGTGGCTGAGTTTGGTTCGTGGCAAGGTGAGTTACATCAAGTCACCAAACAAGGCCAAGAGATTATTGTTGATAGTCGCTGGACATTGGTACACGATGACCGGGGACAAATCAAATCTATATTAATTGTCAACTCTGACATTACAGAAAAAAAACAACTCGAAGCACAGTTTCTTCGCGCTCAGCGTATGGAGAGTCTTGGTACTCTAGCAAGTGGTATTGCACATGACATTAACAATGCGCTCACACCAATAATGATGTCAGTTCAACTTCTCGAAAGAAAACTCCTCGACGAAAAAAGCCAACAATGGCTGTCAATTATGGAAACAAATATAAAACGGGCAGCAGAATTGGTCAAACAAGTGCTGTGGTTTTCGCGAAAAGTCCAAGATAAGTTTACAACCTTGCAGTTGCAGGACTTAATTTTGGAAACAGAAAAGATGATGAAACAAACATTTCCCAAAAATATTAAAATCAAGATCAATATTCCCAAACAAAAACTGTGGCATATTTCTGGTGATCTGACTCAATTGCACCAAGTAATGATGAACCTCTGTATTAATGCCCGCGATGCTATGCCTAATGGTGGCACTCTGCAAATTGCTGCAAGGAATTTTTGGGTAGATAGTCAATATGCCCGCATGAATATTGATGCCAAAGTAGGTTCTTATGTAATGATTTCCGTTGCTGATACAGGCACAGGAATTTCTAAGGAAATTGTAGAGAGAATTTTTGAGCCATTTTTTACAACAAAAGAAGTCGGTAAAGGCACAGGGCTTGGACTTTCAACTGTACTTGGTATCATTAAAAGTCATGGTGGTTTTGTAAATGTAGTTAGTGAAATAGCAAAAGGAACAGAGTTTCAAGTGTGTCTACCTGTGACACAAGAAATCACAACCGAAAGCAGAGAAGATACATCTGGATGCTATCAAGAATTACCTGTAGGGCATGGGGAATTGATTCTCGTTGTTGATGATGAAGATGCAATTCGTGAGATTACTAAAATCTCGTTAGAAAAAAATGCTTATAAAGTTTTGGTTGCCAGCGATGGTATTGAAGCTATTGCTTTATATACAAAACATCAGCAACAAATTAGTGTTGTGTTGATGGATATGATGATGCCTTCAATGGATGGCGCAACTACTATCCAGGTGTTGAAAAGGATCAATCCAGAAGTCAAAATTATTGGCGTTAGTGGATTAGCTTCATATAATGAAAGGATTAAAGTCTTTGGTAATAACATCAAAACTTTTTTGGCTAAGCCTTATACGTCAAGTGACTTGTTAAATAATTTACAGGAAGTTATCAATAGTAAATAG